A genomic segment from Peribacillus sp. ACCC06369 encodes:
- a CDS encoding VanZ family protein — protein sequence MKFFVKVLLSLCMVLYLLILTKLILFKTFSITEMNDHISFSFNGRYWGSHNFIPFKTIFHYLFLADVNTSIRIENIVGNIIGFVPFGLMLPLLSKRFTQLKPILIATFCFSFTYEILQLLFELGSFDTDDLILNTLGGIIGYLPIKLFYTVFKKNGTIRSQV from the coding sequence ATGAAATTTTTTGTAAAAGTCCTTTTATCGCTATGTATGGTTCTTTATCTATTAATTCTTACAAAGCTCATTTTATTTAAAACCTTCTCGATAACCGAAATGAATGATCATATTAGTTTTTCCTTCAATGGCCGCTATTGGGGTTCCCATAACTTCATCCCCTTTAAAACCATTTTCCATTACCTGTTCTTAGCTGATGTAAATACATCCATCCGGATTGAAAACATAGTGGGGAATATCATCGGTTTCGTACCATTTGGCCTCATGCTTCCTTTACTATCAAAAAGGTTTACCCAACTCAAACCGATCTTGATTGCGACATTCTGTTTTAGCTTCACCTACGAGATTCTTCAGCTTTTATTTGAATTAGGAAGTTTTGATACCGATGATTTAATCCTGAATACTCTCGGTGGGATTATAGGATACCTGCCGATTAAGCTGTTTTACACAGTTTTCAAAAAGAATGGAACCATTCGCAGTCAAGTGTAG